A stretch of DNA from Candidatus Pseudomonas phytovorans:
GAAGGTGCCCGCGCCGCCGCCCGCGCCAGCGAACAGCGCTGGCAGCGTGGCGAGCCCTGTGGTCGGCTGGATGGCGTACCCGCCTCGATCAAGGACCTGACCCTGACCCGCGGCATGCCCACACGCAAAGGTTCGCGCACCACTTCGGGTGCAGGCCCTTGGGACATCGATGCGCCCTTTAGCGCCTTCATGCGCGAAGCCGGCGCGGTGCTGGTGGGCAAGACCACCACGCCGGAGTTCGGCTGGAAAGGGGTGACCGACAACCCGCTGTATGGCATTACCCGCAACCCCTGGGATACCCGTCTGACCGCCGGCGGCTCGTCGGGTGGCGCCGCAGCAGCCGCAGCACTGAACCTGGGCGTGCTGCACCAGGGCAGCGATGCGGGTGGCTCGATTCGCATTCCGTGCGCGTTTACCGGCACCTTCGGCATAAAGCCGACCTTCGGCTACGTGCCGCAATGGCCAGCCAGCGCCATGACGGTGTTGTCGCACCTGGGGCCGATGACGCGCACCGTGGACGACTCGGTGCTGATGCTTGACTGTGTTGCCCGGCCCGACGCACGAGACGGCCTGGCCGGCGCGCCACGGCAAGCGCCGTGGCTGGGCCAGGAGCCAGACCTGAGCGGCCTGCGGATCGCCTACAGCGCCAACTTCGGTTACGTGCAGGTCGACCCGCAGGTCCAGGCGCTGGTGGCCCAGGCAGTGCAGCGCCTGGCACGGCTGGGCGCTCAGGTTGAGGAAGTCGACCCCGGCTTCGGCGACCCGCTGGAAACCTTCAATACCCTGTGGTTTGCCGGCGCGGCGCGGCTGGCCAGTGCACTCAGCAGTGAACAGCGGGCAGTGCTCGACCCGGGGTTGCGCTGGATTGCGGAGCAGGGCGCACAGATCAGCCTGAGCGAATACACCCAGGCGCTGGAGGCACGGGCGGATCTGATCGCGAAGATGAATGCCTTCCATCAGCGCTATGACGTGCTGCTGTCCCCGATGATGCCGTTGGTGGCGTTCGAGGCGGGCCACAATGTGCCGCCTGAGTCCGGGATGGCACAGTGGATGGAATGGACGCCGTTCAGTTACCCCTTCAATCTCACCCAGCAGCCGGCAGCTTCGGTGCCATGCGGGTTTACCCGCGAAGGGTTACCGGTGGGGCTGCAAGTGGTGGCCGGGCGCTTTGCCGATCAGCAGGTGCTGCGGGTGTGCAAGGTGTATGAGCAGCATTATCCGAGTCGGCATTTACAGGCGCCGATTATCGGCTGATATCTCTACTGGCTTCACCGGCCTCATCGCCGGCAAGCCAGCTCCCACAAGGGCACCTACAGCCTCAGGACCTGTGCTGTACCTGTGGGAGCTGGCTTGCCGGCGATTGGGCCGCACAGCGGCCCCGGCATTCTCAGCCCAAACGCCCAACTGGGGCATAGGGCGCCGGGTCGATGATTGGCTCGGCCCCGGTCAGCAAATCAGTAAACAGCTGGCACGAAGCTGGCGCCAGCACCAAACCGTTGCGGTAGTGCCCGCAGTTCAACCAAAGCCCTTCATGCCCAGGCACCCGCCCGATGTATGGGATGCCCTCCGGCGACCCAGGCCGCAGCCCGGCCCAATGCGCCACCACCGTGGCCCCTTCGAGCTCAGGCAGCAACTCGACCGCAGACGCCTTCAGGCTTTCCAGCGCGTCAAGGGTCGGGGTCTTGTCATAGCCGGCATGCTCCAGCGTACTGCCCACCAGAATGTGCCCATCACGGCGCGGGATGGCATAGCGCCCCTTGGCCAGGACCATGCTCGGCAAAAAGTCTTCAGCACACTTGAACAGGATCATCTGGCCCTTGACCGGCTCAACCGGCAGCTCAAGACCAAGGGTTTTCAGCAGGTCGCCACTCCAGGCCCCCGCACTGAGCACCACCTCATCCGCCGCCAGCACGCCATCGTCCATCTGTACACCGGTCACCCGCCCGCCCTGCTGAACGAAGCCGGTGATCTGGCAGTGTTCGCGCAAGCTCACGTTTGGCAATGCCAGCAGCGCCGCCTTCAGCGACTTCACCAGGCGCGGGTTGCGCACATTGGCCACGCCGGCCATGTAGATGGCCCGCTTGAAGCCCGCACCCAGCACCGGCACCGCGTCGTAGGCCGCCGAGATATCCACGGCACTCAGTGGCCGCTGCTCACGCTCGGCCCAGGCCAGCGCCTCGGCTTCGTCATCCAGGTCAAGCCAGTACAGGCCCGTGGTGTGCACTTCGGGGTCGACGCCGGTGCTGGCGGACAAGCGCTCGCCCAGCTGTGGATAAAAATCCTGCGACCAGTGCGCCAGGGCGGTCACCGCCGGGCTGTAGCGCCACGGGTAGAGCGGCGAAACAATGCCACCACCGGCCCACGACGACTCACGGCCGACCTCGCTCTGGTCACACACCACCACCTGCCCGACCTTCGCCGCCAGGTTGAACGCCGTCAGCAGGCCAATCACCCCGCCACCGATCACCACTACTTGCTTGCTCATCTGTCGATCCAACACCTGAAGTAAAACCGCGATGCACCGGGCATCATTCAACCTTCAGCTTCCCCAGCAATGCTCGCTGCCACCAAAGGCACCCGGATTGCGCTGCACGCCGGCCTGGTCGAGCTGGAAATCGCCACAGCGGTCCTGTGCCATCAGCCCATGTGGCAGCCGCCGGGCGCGCAGCGTGAAGGTGTCGCTGTCGCGTAGGGCCTGCAGGCTGTAATAGCGGGTACCGTCGGGCAAGGCCGGGTCGCCCTCGGCGTATTGGCCGGTGCGCACGCGGTGTCGCTCCAGGCGCAGTGCGGCATCATGCAGCAGGCCAACCACTTCGCTGCGTGCGGCTCGCCGAAGCTGGTCGCTGTAACTGGGGTAGGCAATGGCTGCCAGAATGCCGGTCACAGCCAGCACAATCAACAACTCGATCAGGCTCAAGCCTTGCTGCATGTCAGTCTCCTCTCAGTATTTGTCGCCAGCTAACGCGCCGGGTTGTACCGTCGGCCACGGCGTAGACGGCTTCCAGTACATGCCGTGACTGGGTTTGCTTGCTGACAGCGGTTACCCGGAACAGGGTGGCCTGGGCGCGCTTGCTCGGGCCAAGATTCTGCAGGTGGAAATAGCCATCTTGCGTGCCCTGCCACTGCCCTGCCAGATCGTGCGACCGGGCAGGTGGCATGCACGCGGTACACAGATCAGGAGTTGCACGCTTGAGCTCGCTCTCCCCTGCTTGCAACGCAGCCTCAGCTTCTTCGAGCGC
This window harbors:
- a CDS encoding amidase, coding for MPLKTAIGEFTAVELLDLYQQRQLSPVEVVDDVLARIDLHNPAVNAYCHVDGEGARAAARASEQRWQRGEPCGRLDGVPASIKDLTLTRGMPTRKGSRTTSGAGPWDIDAPFSAFMREAGAVLVGKTTTPEFGWKGVTDNPLYGITRNPWDTRLTAGGSSGGAAAAAALNLGVLHQGSDAGGSIRIPCAFTGTFGIKPTFGYVPQWPASAMTVLSHLGPMTRTVDDSVLMLDCVARPDARDGLAGAPRQAPWLGQEPDLSGLRIAYSANFGYVQVDPQVQALVAQAVQRLARLGAQVEEVDPGFGDPLETFNTLWFAGAARLASALSSEQRAVLDPGLRWIAEQGAQISLSEYTQALEARADLIAKMNAFHQRYDVLLSPMMPLVAFEAGHNVPPESGMAQWMEWTPFSYPFNLTQQPAASVPCGFTREGLPVGLQVVAGRFADQQVLRVCKVYEQHYPSRHLQAPIIG
- the thiO gene encoding glycine oxidase ThiO; translated protein: MSKQVVVIGGGVIGLLTAFNLAAKVGQVVVCDQSEVGRESSWAGGGIVSPLYPWRYSPAVTALAHWSQDFYPQLGERLSASTGVDPEVHTTGLYWLDLDDEAEALAWAEREQRPLSAVDISAAYDAVPVLGAGFKRAIYMAGVANVRNPRLVKSLKAALLALPNVSLREHCQITGFVQQGGRVTGVQMDDGVLAADEVVLSAGAWSGDLLKTLGLELPVEPVKGQMILFKCAEDFLPSMVLAKGRYAIPRRDGHILVGSTLEHAGYDKTPTLDALESLKASAVELLPELEGATVVAHWAGLRPGSPEGIPYIGRVPGHEGLWLNCGHYRNGLVLAPASCQLFTDLLTGAEPIIDPAPYAPVGRLG
- a CDS encoding type IV pilin protein produces the protein MQQGLSLIELLIVLAVTGILAAIAYPSYSDQLRRAARSEVVGLLHDAALRLERHRVRTGQYAEGDPALPDGTRYYSLQALRDSDTFTLRARRLPHGLMAQDRCGDFQLDQAGVQRNPGAFGGSEHCWGS